The segment TCGGATTGAACGGACTCGTGGTCAAGAGCCATGGCGGAATCAGCGCCGAAGGCTTTGCCTATGCGATCGATGTTGGCTATGAGATGGTCAAATTCGATCTCCTGAACAAGATCAATCAGATGCTCAACCGCGAGGGTGGCGCACTCAATTCCGTGCAGACCGCGCAGGAGGCTGTTTCGTGACTCAAATTCGTTCGGTCGTGCTGGGCTGCGGCTCTTATTTGCCGGAGCAGGTGGTGACCAACGCCCAGTTGGCGGCACGTATCGACACGTCCGACGAGTGGATCGTGCAGCGCACCGGCATTCGCGAGCGGCACATCGCGGCCGAGGGCGAATTCACCTCGCATCTCGCGATCAAGGCGGCGCAGGCCGCGCTCACCGACGCCGGCATGGACGCGCAGTCGATCGACCTGATCGTGCTCGCGACCTCGACGCCGGACAACACTTTTCCGGCGACCGCAGTCGCCGTGCAGCACGGGCTCGGCATCAACCACGGCGCGGCCTTCGACCTCCAGGCCGTCTGCTCGGGCTTCGTGTTCGCGCTCGCGACGGCTGACAATTTCCTGCGCACCGGCGCTTTCAAGCGCGCGCTGGTGATTGGCGCCGAGACCTTCTCGCGCATCCTCGACTGGAACGATCGCGGCACCTGCGTGCTGTTCGGCGACGGCGCCGGCGCGATCGTGCTGGAGGCGCAGGAGCAGCAGGGCAACGCCGCAACCGATCGCGGCGTCGTCACCACGCATCTGCGCTCCGACGGCCGCCACAAGGCAAAACTGTACGTCGATGGCGGGCCGTCCTCGACCCAGACCGTCGGCCATCTGCGCATGGAGGGCCGCGAGGTCTTCAAGCATGCCGTCGGCATGATCACCGACGTGATCGTCGACGCCTTCGAGGCG is part of the Bradyrhizobium commune genome and harbors:
- a CDS encoding beta-ketoacyl-ACP synthase III, whose translation is MTQIRSVVLGCGSYLPEQVVTNAQLAARIDTSDEWIVQRTGIRERHIAAEGEFTSHLAIKAAQAALTDAGMDAQSIDLIVLATSTPDNTFPATAVAVQHGLGINHGAAFDLQAVCSGFVFALATADNFLRTGAFKRALVIGAETFSRILDWNDRGTCVLFGDGAGAIVLEAQEQQGNAATDRGVVTTHLRSDGRHKAKLYVDGGPSSTQTVGHLRMEGREVFKHAVGMITDVIVDAFEATGLNAESIDWFVPHQANKRIIDASAHKLHIAPQKVVLTVDRHGNTSAASIPLALSVARKDGRIKRGDMVLLEAMGGGFTWGSALVRW